The nucleotide window ATGGACATGGCTGTCCCCACTGCTGCTCCCTCCCATCAATGCCTGATCCTTACGTTTGTTGCTGCCTCTGGACTTGTGCTGGCCCTTCCTGAAGTCCCCTGTTGAGCTGTAGTGCTATGCTGCTAAGAGCCTGGTCttcacctcctccttccccatttTCCTGTTTCCAGCAACTGACCTGTTTGTTCCCAAACACCCTGAAACTTCTCTAGGCCCCATCTTCAGGCTTTTCTTCCATCCAGCTCCAAGTGTCTCCATGAAATCTCTCTCAGTTCcctgttctgctttttctaaGCCACAGTGAAGAAATCCAGTTTTCTCTGGCCTCTCCTGGAGCCTCCAGCTTTGTCTCTGGACTCCCTCCAGACACCCTCCATTTCTGCCCAGCTTTGGTGCAGCCCTGGTTgatgtttctcttcccttatctcTTACGGACTCACTTCTAACCATTCTGCTGTCTCTCCTCTCCCGCATGATGGCCAGCCATGACCTCCCTTGCTCTCTGACATTTTCTCAGGTCTCTCTCTGGTGGTGCGCACCGAACAAAATGATTTCATCCCTCTGCTGTCCACGGTGACAGGAGCCAGGGTCATGGTCCATGATCAGAATGAGCCAGCCTTCATGGATGATGGGGGTTTCAACGTGCGTCCCGGTATTGAGACCTCCATCAGCATGAGAAAGGTGAGGAAGCAGGAGGGGTAAGAGCTGTGGATGTGAGGTTATGGGGGAGGTTTAACTTGGTGGATAGACACAGATGGGTTGTCATGGGCCTGGTGTGCATTTAAGGGAGGGGATTAATCACATGGAGTGAAGGGAGGCAAGGAAAAGCAGCTTACTGGACTAGATGAGAAGCATTTGGCTGCAATTTATCAGTGAACAATGAAGTGGAGGAAAGCAGGGGGAGCTGGCATCTCGAGGAAAGTGTAAAGAGCAGATACTGACGGATGAGCAGTGTGTGGCATGGAAGGGTAGAAAGAGAACCACAAAGTGCCTGTCCTTCTGTGTAACGACTTTGATATTTTAGGAGATGACCATGCGTCTTGGGGGCAGTTACAGTGATTGCACAGAGGATGGCAGTGACGTGCCAGTGCAAAATCTGTACTCATCCCGCTACACCGAACAGGTAACTCATTATCACTGGGTCTGTGGCAGCTTGTTTCACAACTTTCCTGAAATGTTTCAGTCCTGTAACAGCCATGCTTGTCCATGGGCTCTGTTAATAGTATGATGTCATACAGGCTGCAGTGGGTtttcccttgttcagccttttccACCTTATATGCCTCCCAGGTCTGCATTCGCTCCTGTTTTCAGCTCAACATGGTAGAGCGCTGTGGCTGTGCATATTACTTCTATCCCTTACCCGCTGGAGCAGAGTACTGCGACTACACAAAGCATGTAGCCTGGGGTAAGTGGACAACTGTAGAGCTCATGCCCACCTGAACCTGTTTGGTCCACCTCATGTCCCAGCACATCTCCTCATTTCTTCAATGAGCTTCCTGGTGTGGGACATTGGAAAAACACTCTTGTCTTGGACCGTTAGTCCCTCTGAGCCTGTGGAAGGAAACCTTCTCTGGATTCCCCTCGCTGTTGCACATCACCTTTTGTATACAGATACTGTGAGCTTACCTGGATTTACTTTCTCTTCTGCTCAGGCTACTGCTACTACAAACTCCTGGCTGAATTCAAAGCTGATGTGCTGGGCTGTTTTCGCAAATGTCGGAAGCCTTGCAAGTAAGTTTGGTCAGGCAGACTGGAAACTCTTTATTCCTAGAGATGTTGGAAAGCAAAGGGTCAGAGGGTAAAAGCTTGAGTCAATAGCTGAGCTGCAACCCAAAATGATATTTCTCCCATCAGGAAGCCAAAATGGCTGAGGAGCATCAGTGTCGGCTTGGGGGTGAGCTCCCGAGGACTGTGCAGAAGCTCAGTGGGAAGTGGGCAGAACTTCAGCATGGGAGGGAGTTTCCAGCTGTGCCTGGGGATTGAGAAACCTGGCCTTGTGGCACCTACAGCTTCAACAGCTAACACGGCCTCTTGTCTTCCAGAATGACAGAATACCAGCTGTCAGCTGGATACTCCCGCTGGCCTTCTGCTGTCTCAGAGGTAAGGAGAGGGTGTCCTggctccccagcactgctctcGCTTCCCATTTAGTCCTTCCTTAACTGGTACtatatcaggaagtatttctttccagaaggggttgttgggcgttggaatgggctgcccagggcaggggtggagtccccatccctggaggggttgaagagtcgggttgacccagcgctgagggatctggtggagttgagaacggtcagtgtgaggttaatggttgggctggatgatcttcaaggtcttttccaaccgagatgattctgtgattctgtgtgtacTAAACCTACAGGAGGTGACTGTGATCATGTAACGCAATGTATTGCACTTTCATTTCAGGACTGGGTTTTTTACATGCTTTCACAACAGAACAAATACAATATCACATCCAAGAGGTGAGAACCCCTAAACAGAGGTTGCGTCCAAACCAGCAACCATCCCAGTGGAGTGTGCGTGTGTATTAAATCACCGATGGGAAGAGATTAGGCATGGGACCTGTGAACAAGGCCAGTGGATTTGAGTCAGAATAGAGATAAACTGAGACTTCCACAATGACTGGGAATCCAAGTGAAGAATCTGAAAAGGGTCAGATGCTAGTATGAAAATAGTGAgtcccaggcagctgctgtgtGGTCTCGAGTCTTGGTAAGGGCTCGTGGAAGAGTGGGAAGGAGAGCGACACAGGAGCTTGTACGTAGCCAGCATAGGATGTCACAAATGTTGGGTTTCACAGTGCAGTCTCAGAAGTGCACTCTAAGTACCAAAGACACTATCTGGTGCAGAATGAGGGAACTGCAGAGATGGATAAAAGCCTCTGGGTGGTATATGTGGGAGGAGAACAGGGAGGCAGAAGGGGACAGAGAAGACAATTACACTTGGTGAAGAAATGCAAGGATTGGGGATTTGGGGTTACTGAGCCCCATCTTTCATTTACAGGAACGGAGTTGCCAAAGTGAATATCTTTTTTGAGGAGTGGAACTACAAGACCAATGGGGAGTCTCCAGCCTTCACGGTACACACTTTACTGCCACGTCCTCTCTAGCCATCCCTTCCCCCATGTTGGCATGCGTTTGCTCCAGCAGCGTTGCTGGCTATCAAGTCTCCTTGCTGTGGCAGGGTGGGAAGAACCTCCCAACACCACGGGGGCACTGCTcatgggagcaggcagggaggcaaaAGGCTCAAACAAGGGCTGTCCTCACCGCCCTTTCTCCATCTCTTGCAGGTAGTGACTCTGCTGTCCCAGCTTGGGAACCAGTGGAGTCTCTGGTTTGGATCCTCTGTCCTGTCTGTGATGGAGCTTGCAGAGCTGATTCTGGATTTCATTGCCATCACCTTTATCTTGGCCTTACGCTGGTTCCGTTCTCggcagcagctctccccaccaGGACCCCCTCCAAACAGTCACGATAACACTGCTTTCCAAGACGAGGCGCCAGGTCTCGGTGCTCCACACCGCTTCACTGTGGAGGCTGTCGTGACCATGCTGCCATCCTACAACAGCCTGGAACCACGCGGACCGAGCAGGGATGGCGAGGTGGGACACGAGTGAGGCAGTAGCTTATTCCACAGCTCCGATGGGTGGCAATTAGAGCAGAGACTGCACACTTTCTCTGTGGCATTTTGTTCTTTCTGGGGTGCTCTACCTGGACCATAGCAGAAGACTGCACTGTGGTTGGTCTGGGTTCATTGCTTTTACTACTGTAGGTGAATCCTTCAGTCTCATAAAATACTATTGCTCTGGGGATCTCCAGGGATGAGAGCTGATCTAGTGTGTGTATGGGGGAGATGTCCACTTGGTTTCCTTACACTCCTTGCGTGTGCACACCTGCACATGCATGCATGCTTTCTTTTCCATGCAACAAGGATTCTGCCACAGTTCTGGTCTGTTGTTAATTAAAGAGGTTTGGCAGGCGTGACCAGCCTCCTCTGTGGTATAACATGGGACAGGAGTGGAGTCTCAACGGGGGTACAGGCTGAGCTTTGTTAAGCTTTCCCTAAGATTGGAAACCGGTTGCTCTTTCCTAGTTCCTAATGTCCAGCTCTGATCCCAAGACCAAGCCACccaccctctccttcccccaaGGACAGGCTACTTGTATAGCCCTGAGAGATGACAGCCACTGATATAATCTCAATCTATATTATGCACAATACTCTGGGGATGTGGTTGACGCTTGCTGTCACTCTGGGGATGTGGTTGACACTTGCTGTCACTCTCAGGTCAGGACAAAACACCCCTGGCAGAACAAAGTCTCCCTTTTTAAGCTGCTTATGTGACACTGGTAGATCTTAGCTATATAGCAGTCTCCTTCCTTGTCATATACCATACACGTATTTTGAGCCATTTGACCATCTGCCAGAGCATTCAGGATAAACTGATCTCCACCTAGGAGCTATGGAAACAAAGCAGCTATGCACACCCTCAAAAACATTCCAAACACTACCTCTGCTGCCATGAGATCCTGCAAAAGAGGATCAGGATAGCACAGGTCATGCAGTGCCTGCTCTGCTCCACTCATCCCTTCTCTGGTTCACCCACAGAGGCTCTCCTGAGGATTGTGAAGCAAAGAAGTGCTGCAGGCTTTAATCTAAAATCCTTTCAGGGCAAGCTTTAGCCTATTGGAATGGACTGCATAGGTAATCAAGGCCAGGACAAAGATGGTTGTCTTCCCAGGAACTAATTTGGGATCTTCGCAGAAAAGCACACATCTTCTTGCAGCAAACTTGCCatattattttttacaaataCTCAGAGTTCTACTGCAATGGTGTTTACACAGCACTTTATGTGGTATCAAAAGAGCAAGGGTGATGTCTTTAACAAACAGGATTATCCACTTGACCAGGTACACACAGATACCAGAATTTAAGCATCTAGTTTAGGCAGAGACCTGTGGTACCATGTACCCAATCACACTGCAAACAGCCTCTTTTGAATTTAAAAACTAGTTAATCATAACCAAAGAAaaacttcagatattttaaaaattaaggtaGATGCACTGCCCTTGGGAATCTGGAAGATTTTACTGCACTATGTAACCTGTTGCCTAATTCTTTCCTTTGAGATGTTAAACACATGCTTGTTGTACTCCTCTTGCCTTGGTTACCTAAAGGCACTTTTCACTTCCCAGCAGAgagttattttctttctcctcagacATGAACACTATATTATTTTATTACACAAATATTCATGGTTCTTCAAACTTTATCCCAGTGCTCAGCTGATGCCCCTTGTTTGAAAGAGGAAATGTTGTCTCTCTGCTGGGAATACAAGCGAGAGATTCAGGGGGTGTCCTCCAGCAatgcaggcagcctggcaggagggAGCACCCTGCAACTGTGGGCACTTACAGGTGTGAGAACATGTATTCTCCCGGGAGACCCCCCGCTGGAAAAAATTAGAACGTctacaaacatgaaaaaaaaaaaatccactttctgtGTTTATGggagattttaaaggaaatcaaAACCTGACACTGGACACAAAGCTGTTTGCTTCAGAAGAGCACCTCCAAATCAAGAAAAGAGAAGGAGCAGGTGCAACATCTAAAGCAGTCTCTGTATATCTTAAATATAAGATGATTCATACAGTGAGCATGATCTTTCCTGAATATCCAAAGAGTAAGACACGATTCTTCACATCACACCTTGTGATAACCGTAAGATTGATGTGACCCACTGCATCACACATAGTTGAGTAATTAAAGGAAGATTAATCAGAGGCATAACTTGAAACATTAAATTCTCTTCAACGCCATAAATAAATATAGCTATAGAAGAAGGTGATTTATTCCCTAGGGGAAGCTTGCACCATATTATCTCCCTCTTCTGTAAAAgcattaaaataggaaaaaaaaaacagctttggcTGATGAACTCAAAGTGATGGCCCCATTCTGGGTAGCTGTAAATCCAGAGTTCAAAGTCTGTACAAAGATGAAGCTGTTATATAAGTTGGCAAATAGATTAGCCCTCCCTGTCCTGAGGATCAGTGCAAAAATTGCCATCTTGAGAGAAATCAGGTGATCCTCCCAGGAACACCCCTACACTTCTAGGCTGACAAGACCACAAATTACCAGCTCAACAGATGTAGAGTGAGCTTGGTCCAGCTGAAAACAAGAGGAATCCTGCAGTGCTGGAATGAGAATGCAGGAAATGGAGTGTTTCACTGAGAATGTGAAATAttagagaaaagggaagaaaatgtgcatttaaaaGGATTTGTAAGTCAGCAAAAGGGGAATTAAAGGTCTGAGCTGGGGTGAATTTGTGCAAGAAGAGAAAGTTGAGGGGATGTAAATGCTCAGTAGTTGTAGGTATGTTATAGTGCAGTTATTTGGAGGACATGGAAAGTGTGCAAGAAGCAACTGTAGGTCCTAGGACACTGAAGCAAAGCAAGCTGTGTCTTTTTGGACTGGGAGCATCTCTCATGTAGGGGGAAGGCAGAGAAGTAGGAAGACAAGTGCTTGAAGTGGGAAGGGAAGcgcaggagaaaaataattttgtgggtAAGCTGGAGTATTCAAGTGGTTTTGCAGGGGTATGCAGCATAGAAATGGGTAGTTCCACATGCTTAAGGAGAAGAACGAGGATGAGAAAAAGGTTTATACAATGGGGAAATTACAGAGGAATAAGAGGGATGAGTGTTTAGAAGCTTAAAAACGATAGCAGAGGATCTGTGGAAGTGTTTGGTATTGCTGAAATACAAGGCAAGAGCTGAGCTCTTGTGGGATGCAGAACAACCCACAGACACAGGGTATAAGGGGCTGCAGTGTCCTGGTGGCCAACATTTGCAGGTTGATTGTGGGTTAAAAGCATTTGGAAGTCATGTGCTAGCAAAGAAAAGGGTACAGACAGTCTGGGAAATGTAGGGACACTGAAGTTTGAGGGCTCCAACTGTGAGATCAGATGAATTTGGAGGATCTGAGAACCTCTGAGGAAGTTTGGCATGTAGTGGGACTGGGAGAATGGGAAGAAGtactggaagaaaggaaagaatgggCCAGcccctcaggaaggaggaaaactaaggaaaacaaagcacaggATGGTTGGGAAGGCAGGGAACACAAGGGCAGTTCTACAGGCAGGCATACCCTGCTATCTGCTGAAAACTTGTTCCTTGAGTGTGACAGTCACAATTTGACAGAcaccaaaactatttttttccatactAATTAAGGTAATAGAGGAAATGCGTGGAAGTACAATGTGTCTAGAGAAGCTAGAAAAATGAGAAAGCCAGAAACCAGcttcagaaaataagcagtacATTTAGAAGAACTGAACTCTGCTTGCTGGAGTGCTTAGAGAAGCTGGACAGATAGGTGCAAGGGTTCTCTGCACAGACCTCGGTCAAACCTAGAAGGAATTTGAGGAAAGTTACAAGGCTCTTGGGTCAGGTTCAATAAAATCTAAGGGGTGGAGATGTGCTACATCAAGAAATGAAAAGGGCAGCAGTGCTGTTGGTGAAGAGACAGCAGGGAACCACAGAGATCAGAAGTACAGAGGGATGGCTGTGTTCAGTCTTACAGTTCTTTATACTTCACAATGTGCAGTATTTAAAGGGGTCTAATGAGCACAAGAGAGGAAAGCGCCTTTCAACTACATGTTTAAAGGCAATGAACTAAAAATAGCTTAGTATCTGAAGATCATGgcaaatttataaaaaaaatggcAGTACAAGGGCTTTTGGAAAAGATGACTGGCAGGAAAGAACATGAAAAGAAAGAGTCATTTTGGCCTCTGCAAGAATCATTTAGCACGTCTATGCACTGAAGGAAAGGATATTATGGGGCTGTTTCATATTGGGAACCTGGGGAGCAAATAAGGGTGTTCTGAAGATCTCTGGCAAAAAAAGTCAAAGGTTATCAAAAGTATGAAGGCTGAAGTGCAACTTTATTTCAGCCTGTAAAGAGGGAAAGTTTTGTGAAGGGACCCAGTTACTTCTTCCAAGAGCAAACATTATAGGTACCTGGAGGAAACACTGGGCTAAACTCCAGAACATCTGCGTTCAGACACAGATGAGTTGCCTATTTGGTAAAGCAAAACCTTACCTGTTACATCTCTGAGAGTGTAATTATTTGCTTAGAGGTCAGAACAAAGCTAAACACTTCTGTACTTCCTCATTATTGCCTCTGTTCACCAATTTAAGGCTGACTAGGTTAAAGTCAGAGAAGGGACCTCCGTCACTTCACAGGGAAGCTAGGTCCATTAAACAAGTGTTGATGCAGCGTTCCTActctaaagaaaaatcttttgtcTTCCCCACCATCATTTGGTTGCTTTCCAGCTAAGAGAAGaaaaccacccccccccaccccccgcaatGATAAGAGCATGCAGCCTAGTTTGATCAGTGCACAGAAACCTCAGGAAAGGCCAAAGCAAGCGTAGGGCATACAGAAACATGAAGGCTTAAGGCATATCCATAGAAGAGCAGTATAGTTGAGGCTTTTCCCCCACCAAATCTGAAGGTGTTGGGATGATGCACTTGATATAGGAGCTGGATGTTTAAAGGCAAAGCTTGAATTTCTAATTAGACATACAAAGAACTACTCTGCCAAAGCTTCAGCCTTGCTTTTAGTGCACATTTAAAACCATGTTTTGTCCAGGATAACAGACTCTGCAGGAGCAAGAGAGGTGCTGATGCTTTAAAGGATGGCACCTCAGAAAGTGAGTTCCCAGCAGAGCGTGGTGCTTTAAACACCTACTGGAGGATTTATGGTTAGACACGCAACTCTTTGTGAACATGCACAACGTGACTCAAGTTGGGTACAACCCTGGGGCAACTTTCAGCAGCATGTTGAGCGCCAGCTCTGGGCTCCAAAGCTGGCTAGCTTTGGAAAGTGAGCACTCCAGTCCCTAGGTTTGGAGACTGTGTAGTCAAGAGTCTGGAAACACATCTGTTCtaagaaaaagtttttcctacCCCCCCTACACAAACAAGGCTGAGAACTAACAGGAAGACAACACACAACAACTTGGCAGGAATTGTAGCATGACTACTTCATTCAGGTTGTGCAGGCCTGATCTGTGATGAAGTTTTGACTGTATGTGCTGCTTTAATCCACCAGCCAGTTCAGACACCCTCCTCTCCTGGGAAGCCTTTCATCTCTGAAAGCATTAGCCAAGCTGCACTGCTCCAAATTCACCACTGACCATACACTTTTCTGGTATAATTTTGGTGATGTTTAAGACTGGACAAAAACTGACCATAAGCCACAGGGTACTGTACTGTTTTACAGCCTTAAGTTTGTAACTGCAGAGGCAGGTAAGGGCACAAGTACCTCATTTTAAAGTAAGTCTGAACTGGACAAAGCGCTGTCATTTCTTAATGAGTTTCAGGGGTACAGTGAAGCAAAACAAGGAGCCACTTACCTTTATTCCAGCCATGCTCCAAGATATGCTGTGAACAGCATCCTACTCTTAGAGGTCTTCATTTGGATCCTGAACATATGTCCCAACACCAATGGAGAATTGTTTTCTGGGTTTAAGGATCTTAGGGTAGGTGATTGAAACCCAAAGGCAGCACAGCCTGAGGAATGAGAGCTACCAGAACACACCCTCCCATTCAGGGGActaactcagaatcacagaaccatctaggttggaaaagaccttgaagatcatccagtccaaccattaaccgcacactgaccgttcccaactccaccagatccctcagcgctgggtcaacccgactcttcaacccctccagggatggggactccacccctgctctgggcagcccattccaacgcccaacaaccccttctgcaaagaaatacttcccaagagccagtctgaccctgccctggcgcagcttgaggccattccctcttgtcctattgcttgttccttggttcaagagactcatccccagctctctgcaccctcctttcagggagttgtagagggcgatgaggtctcccctcagcctcctcttctccagacttaacaaccccagttcccacaCATTGCACAGTGGCTGGAAGTTGCGTTGGTTTGGGGAGCCTCTTCCCCACAGCTGCTGGTTCATGCATCTTGTTACA belongs to Strix uralensis isolate ZFMK-TIS-50842 chromosome 2, bStrUra1, whole genome shotgun sequence and includes:
- the SCNN1A gene encoding epithelial sodium channel subunit alpha isoform X1 — its product is MGTAPRGGSVKTGKMPDGEKTRQCKQEEQQQQKEEEREGLIEFYGSYQELFQFFCSNTTIHGAIRLVCSKKNKMKTAFWSVLFFLTFGLMYWQFGILYREYFSYPVNLNLNLNSDRLTFPAVTLCTLNPYRYSAIRKKLDKLDQITHQTLLDLYDYNMSLARSDWSAPSTQTRSSRSLLHHVQRHPLRRQKRDNLANLPENSPSVDKNDWKIGFVLCSENNKDCFHQAYSSGVDAVREWYSFHYINILAQMPDAKALDESDFENFIYACRFNEATCDKANYTHFHHPLYGNCYTFNDNSSSLWTSSLPGINNGLSLVVRTEQNDFIPLLSTVTGARVMVHDQNEPAFMDDGGFNVRPGIETSISMRKEMTMRLGGSYSDCTEDGSDVPVQNLYSSRYTEQVCIRSCFQLNMVERCGCAYYFYPLPAGAEYCDYTKHVAWGYCYYKLLAEFKADVLGCFRKCRKPCKMTEYQLSAGYSRWPSAVSEDWVFYMLSQQNKYNITSKRNGVAKVNIFFEEWNYKTNGESPAFTVVTLLSQLGNQWSLWFGSSVLSVMELAELILDFIAITFILALRWFRSRQQLSPPGPPPNSHDNTAFQDEAPGLGAPHRFTVEAVVTMLPSYNSLEPRGPSRDGEVGHE
- the SCNN1A gene encoding epithelial sodium channel subunit alpha isoform X2, whose translation is MPDGEKTRQCKQEEQQQQKEEEREGLIEFYGSYQELFQFFCSNTTIHGAIRLVCSKKNKMKTAFWSVLFFLTFGLMYWQFGILYREYFSYPVNLNLNLNSDRLTFPAVTLCTLNPYRYSAIRKKLDKLDQITHQTLLDLYDYNMSLARSDWSAPSTQTRSSRSLLHHVQRHPLRRQKRDNLANLPENSPSVDKNDWKIGFVLCSENNKDCFHQAYSSGVDAVREWYSFHYINILAQMPDAKALDESDFENFIYACRFNEATCDKANYTHFHHPLYGNCYTFNDNSSSLWTSSLPGINNGLSLVVRTEQNDFIPLLSTVTGARVMVHDQNEPAFMDDGGFNVRPGIETSISMRKEMTMRLGGSYSDCTEDGSDVPVQNLYSSRYTEQVCIRSCFQLNMVERCGCAYYFYPLPAGAEYCDYTKHVAWGYCYYKLLAEFKADVLGCFRKCRKPCKMTEYQLSAGYSRWPSAVSEDWVFYMLSQQNKYNITSKRNGVAKVNIFFEEWNYKTNGESPAFTVVTLLSQLGNQWSLWFGSSVLSVMELAELILDFIAITFILALRWFRSRQQLSPPGPPPNSHDNTAFQDEAPGLGAPHRFTVEAVVTMLPSYNSLEPRGPSRDGEVGHE